The DNA region atacattaaatcaatagctacaaatcaatctaagatctcaccatataTGAGGGATCTCATTGAaaccattccctatatatatatatatatatatatatatatatatatatatagagagagagagagagagagagagagagagagagagagaggatccggtgagaatgctatctttcgtgagaatGAGAATTGATATGAACTGCCCAGGGTCATCTAAGTTCTGTTGTATATGCTAAAATGAACAGATAAACTGACTTTAATTCTCATTTTGGGTGATGAGAGGTGGCAAGATTTGGAACTGAAACAAAAACATTTGTCCCTTAAACTGACTGGATTGACTATGGGACTCAGAATATTGACCATATTCTCAAAGTCTTTTGGGGACAGATGATGCAAATAATTCATTACTTGGAACCTCATGCAGAATTAACTAAGAACATTCCCCATTTCCTAAGCTCTTTTACACCTTAAAAACCTAATTTGACATCGCGGAAAATGTTACATAATATTTCCGCTATGAAGTTGATGATAATGGCCCTTATGATATTGATTTAGTTATTAATGATTATTATGCTCATGGCATGCATCGGACAGGATAACTTTCCATTAGTATATACTAGTCCCATTATCTCTAGAAATATGTCATTGACTAAATCCATCATTGCTGTTTTCTTTTGAAGGGATAACCAGCCTGAATTCAGTTTCATTGTCTTTGGTAGATTTAGTTATCCATATAGGTTTGTTTGAATGTATCTATTTAGCTAACCTTGAATTTACACCTGagtttaaaaaataacataacatTTTCTGCAGGTGGGCATTGTATCCTCCAGGAAGAGTTCCTTTAGGAGTGACAATGCATGTAAATGAGGATGATGGTGATGTCAATATTGAAACTCCATCTTCTTTGCAGGTAGTTCTGTATAAATTTCTGTATCATTTAGTTTTCCTTTAGCCCCCCAACGTTTGATGCAGTTTCTAAGCAATGGTTCCATTAATATGTAATTCCCCTAGTGGTGGCTGGATTTCTATCCCCTGCTTGCTGACAATGACAAGCCGATAGAGTGCACGCAACTTCCTGGAGAGACAATATATGTCCCAAGTGGCTGGTGGCACTGTGTGCTAAATTTGGAGACAACTATTGCAGTCACACAAAATTTTGTTAACTCCAAAAACTTCGAATTTGTGTGTTTGGACATGGCTCCTGGTTACCGTCATAAAGGCATCTGCCGTGCAGGGTTGCTTGCTCTTGATGACAGTAGCTTTGTGGATATTGAAAAGAATTCCCTGTGTATTGAAAATGGTTCAAGCTATTTTGACCTcaataggagagagaagagggtAAGGATAGAGGACAAGTGCTCTGAGAATTGTACAAATGACATGTCTATGAGTGATGGGTTTGGTGGTGATTTAGAATACTCTTATGACATAAGTTTCTTGACTATGTTTCTGGATAATGAGAGGGACCATTATAGTTCTCTGTGGAGCTCTGGTAACTGCATAGGACAGCGAGAAATGCGAGATTGGTTATGGAAGCTTTGGGTCCAAAGGCCAGAACTTAGAGACCTAATATGGAAGGTATCGCTTTTTCTCATTCAGTTATTCATTGTTTGATGAGCTGTCTTTTAGGTCACCTTATCTATTGGATTTCGGAGGTTGGTTTCTTGTATGTGGGTTACAAACAATTTTCAAGATTCCGGAACATGAGTAGAAGTAACTTAGTAGTAGTTATTTATCCTAATAATTTTGATAATCTTTGTTTTAATACAATTTAGTCTATCCATTGATTAACCTTAATCAAATTTTGTTTATAGTGGGCCTTTTACAGTTTTCATATTTGGTCATTCAATGAAATTATCATACATTGTTAGCAACAGGATAGCTGGGTTAGATACAGATTTTCTCAACCATATCAGATACTAGTGGTTTATATTACTTTCTTATTTGGCTGGATCCTCTTTTGAACCTAATTATTTTATACCATGCCTCAGGGTGCCTGTCTTGCGCTAAATGCTGGAAAATGGTATGAACGTGTGGGAGCCATTTGCAACTTTCATGAATTCCCAGGACCTTCACTTGATGAGAAACTTCCTGTTGGCACAGGCAGTAATCCTGTAAGCTCTATGCTAACTATTTTGTTGTGGGCCACGAGAAACAGCTGGTTTTTTTATTCCACCTCTTGAGTTTGCTTGATTTTAAAGCAACTTTCCGGAGCGCTATTCTTTGTACTAGTATATCTTTTTCCAGAATAAAATGGTGCTTAAAATGTCTATTTTTAAAATGCCCCTTCTGCCCCTTCCTCACCAAAAAGCAAACAGAGAATTTTGGAAAATGTTTCTATAGGTATATATGTGTAGATGTATTATGCACAATGAGACCACTCCTCATTGTGTAGACTTTCAAATTTGATACATTGCCATGCTTCTTGTACTACTTGTGCTTTTGCTTTGATATGAGAGTTTCAGTGAGTAACATGAGTTGCTAAGAAGCAGGTGCTGTAATTTTCTGATAGGTGTACCTTATTGACGACTATGTGATAAAAATATTTGCTGAAGGAGGGCTGGAAGCTTCTCTTTATTGTTTAGGCACCGAGGTATGATTTCATTTCTTGAAATTTTTTGGCTAACAGTGTGTTTTTGTGTGTATGTTTTTGTCCCCTCCTGGTCCTTGCTCTGAAACCTTTCTTCCTTTTAGCTTGAGTTCTACAGTATAGTACATAAGTCCAACTACTCCTTGAAGAATTACATTCCTTCTGTCTTAGCAAGTGGGATTCTTCTTTCTGAAAATGGGTCATATAGAGTATTGCCCTGGGATGGTAGAGGCATACCTGAGCTGATTGCCAGTTTCACATCAATAAAGCATGAAGAAGGTGATTATCCATTTGGTCTCTGCGCCAAAAAGAATTTTGAATATCAAAATGCTGGAAGGCTGTTGCATGAATCAGGAAATTGTGCTAAACCCTCTTCAGTGTGGCCCTATATTGTGACAAGAAGGTGCAGGGGGAAAATGTTTGCTGAACTGTAAGTGTATATCCTCATATGTATAATTTCGTGCTGCTAAGAGAAAAGCTATGTTATGACAGCAGATGCAACTTTTACAATGTTTAATTTGCAGGAGAGATACACTCTCATCAGAAGATGAACTCAATCTGGCTTGTTTCCTAGGCAAGCAGCTGCATGATCTCCACCTATTACCTGTTCCCCATCAGTCTTGTAATGACTCAGTTCCCATGGTCAGAGAAGATCATATTCAGCCATTATGTTGTAGTGGGTTATCAGAAAATGGTCTGGATAAGATTGGCCATCCAGCTGATTTGGAGTTATTTATAAGCATCCTAAACAGAAAAAGGGAGAATGTTGTGAGACGCTTGGCTGAGTGGTATGAACATCTTCAAGTAATTTATAAATGTATGGCAAGCATGTTGGTTATTTTGCATATTTTTTGTTTGTCATATGCATATTCTTTAAGAGGCGTATTAATATCTCACGCACGCAGGAAGGTTATTATGGGAAGACCATAATGGTTATAGCCTTTTTCTTGTTGTCATATGATATTTTGCTCTCCTCCCTATATCAGCGGGAGCTTATATTGCTAAGATCTTCTGTTTAGTGATGCAGGAATATCTTCATGGAAAAATTAAACCTCAATATGTCGAGTGTCTGCCAAAATTCTTTTCGTCTTTCCCTATCAAATTATATGCAGAAACAAGTTTCATTGTTGTCTGAACTAGGAGATAAGAGAACACTAAATTCTATGTGGATTTGTATCCTTCTTATTAAGAACCAAAGAGGGTAATCGGCTAAGCTCATTTTAGAGATAAGATGTCCATTATCCTGAAATCTCGGGACATCAGTATGTGCTATATGACTCAATTGACAGTCAATTGTAATAAaacttttatcttttatttgtCAAGACATGTCCAATGACTCTGAACTCTCAGTTGTGAAAGTCAAACGTATCTCTATCAGGACACTTATTTATATACATCGTCTATGAGATGGAGCCTGCAGAATCATTCGTCTTCTTCTAAATTTCCTTAATGTTTATGATTGAGTGTTATTCCGATGGACAATTTCTTCTTCGCCTATTCCTTGCAGGGGTGATCCGATACCTAGTAAACTGATAGAGAAAGTTGATGACTACATCCCTCGTGACTTACATGTATTATTTGATCAATTGGAGGTGATTCTCATTTACAGTTTCAAAGAAATTTTCCAATCCTTCGCACTTATTATCCTTTCGCAGCTACTGTGGATTGCTGTATATACTTACATTTCTTCTCTTTGTATGCAGCATGAGGCAGAATGCAGATCTTACACCTGGATACACTCTGATGTTATGGACGATAATATTTACATGATGCCTTATTCAGATTCTACATTGGAGAAAAAGCTTTCTGAGCCTTGTGTGGAAGAGGGCACGTATATTAGCAGATCTAACAACAGCAATAATCATAAGCTTTCTTGGGTTCCAAGCTACATCCTTGATTTTAGTAATTTGTCTGCTGGTGAGTTCTTTGCCAAATATTAAAGTGGCTAGCTTGCTTATTTCTTAATCATCTTCTTATTCATCTTTGTCCATCctttttcatttctttgttttttctAGTAACGTGTAAGCCTGTTCTGCGTATTCTTTTTGTGGCATGATACATTAGTTTAGATTTTGATCATAAACTTACTTTTAGTTGAAATGCAATAAAAAATGCATTAAGGGTATcgggaaaaaaaattgatggtttgcacttaatttatctatttaagattataaaatgaatcaccTCAAATGAGAATTTGCAA from Salvia miltiorrhiza cultivar Shanhuang (shh) unplaced genomic scaffold, IMPLAD_Smil_shh original_scaffold_266, whole genome shotgun sequence includes:
- the LOC131003736 gene encoding lysine-specific demethylase JMJ21 encodes the protein MESAPCNTNGELRSVAAAKDRRTDALGDLRVIPDEILCAILTRLTPHDVARLSCVSSVMYILCNEEPLWMSLCLGIVNRPIEYKGSWKKTALDQLDFLHKYIEASRRTLQFDGFSSLFLYRRLYRCHTSLNGFSFDDGNVERKENIPFEEFLMEYDCQKPVMISGLADHWPARKSWTSEELLMKYPETKFRISQRSSKKVSMKFKDYVSYTQIQHDEDPLYIFDDKFGEVAPDLLKDYSVPHIFQEDYFDVLDTDQRPPYRWLIIGPERSGASWHVDPGLTSAWNTLLCGRKRWALYPPGRVPLGVTMHVNEDDGDVNIETPSSLQWWLDFYPLLADNDKPIECTQLPGETIYVPSGWWHCVLNLETTIAVTQNFVNSKNFEFVCLDMAPGYRHKGICRAGLLALDDSSFVDIEKNSLCIENGSSYFDLNRREKRVRIEDKCSENCTNDMSMSDGFGGDLEYSYDISFLTMFLDNERDHYSSLWSSGNCIGQREMRDWLWKLWVQRPELRDLIWKGACLALNAGKWYERVGAICNFHEFPGPSLDEKLPVGTGSNPVYLIDDYVIKIFAEGGLEASLYCLGTELEFYSIVHKSNYSLKNYIPSVLASGILLSENGSYRVLPWDGRGIPELIASFTSIKHEEGDYPFGLCAKKNFEYQNAGRLLHESGNCAKPSSVWPYIVTRRCRGKMFAELRDTLSSEDELNLACFLGKQLHDLHLLPVPHQSCNDSVPMVREDHIQPLCCSGLSENGLDKIGHPADLELFISILNRKRENVVRRLAEWGDPIPSKLIEKVDDYIPRDLHVLFDQLEHEAECRSYTWIHSDVMDDNIYMMPYSDSTLEKKLSEPCVEEGTYISRSNNSNNHKLSWVPSYILDFSNLSAGEPILDLIPIYLDIFRGDPHLLKQFLTSYKLPFKRRKSMVEVVNSNRLDQLSYRAMCYCILHDDNVLGAIFSIWKELKSATTWEEVEETVWGDLNSYI